From Elephas maximus indicus isolate mEleMax1 chromosome 25, mEleMax1 primary haplotype, whole genome shotgun sequence, the proteins below share one genomic window:
- the ARFRP1 gene encoding ADP-ribosylation factor-related protein 1 isoform X2, with product MYTLLSGLYKYVFQKDEYCILILGLDNAGKTTFLEQSKTRFNKHYKGMSLSKITTTVGLNIGTVDVGKARLMFWDLGGQEELQSLWDKYYAECHGVIYVIDSTDEERLSESKQAFEKMVTSEALEGVPILVLANKQDVEPLGSTAEGKMQTLGYHWLLLLGPQSPTSLPARPHLSSHVGTGGAEGEGPCCAEGLGLPSRSHLSQTCLSIPDIKTAFSDCTSKIGRRDCLTQACSALTGPGLRCETPGGSSTSRQPGTVLERPFW from the exons ATGTACACGCTGCTGTCGGGCCTGTACAAGTACGTGTTCCAGAAGGACGAATACTGCATCCTCATCCTGGGCCTGGACAATGCCGGAAAGACG ACTTTCCTGGAGCAGTCAAAAACCCGGTTTAACAAGCATTACAAAGGGATGAGCCTGTCCAAGATCACCACCACCGTGGGCCTGAACA TCGGCACTGTGGATGTGGGGAAAGCACGCCTCATGTTTTGGGACCTAGGGGGGCAGGAGGAGCTGCAGTCACTGTGGGACAAG TACTATGCCGAGTGCCACGGCGTCATCTACGTCATCGACTCCACTGATGAGGAGAGGCTGTCTGAGTCCAAGCAAGCATTCG AGAAGATGGTCACAAGTGAGGCGCTGGAGGGTGTCCCCATCCTGGTGCTGGCCAACAAGCAGGACGTGGAG CCCCTAGGCAGCACCGCTGAGGGCAAGATGCAAACCCTGGGGTACCACTGGCTGCTGCTCTTGGGACCACAGTCACCAACATCCCTGCCAGCGAGGCCCCATCTCAGCAGCCATGTGGGGACTGGAGGTGCGGAGGGTGAAGGGCCATGCTGTGCAGAGGGACTGGGCCTGCCCTCACGTTCTCACCTCTCCCAGACCTGCCTCTCGATCCCTGACATCAAGACAGCTTTCAGCGACTGTACCTCCAAGATCGGCCGGCGGGACTGCCTGACCCAGGCCTGCTCGGCACTCACAGG GCCTGGGCTCAGATGTGAAACCCCTGGGGGTTCCAGCACAAGCCGGCAGCCAGGGACTGTTTTGGAGAGACCTTTCTGGTGA
- the ARFRP1 gene encoding ADP-ribosylation factor-related protein 1 isoform X1: protein MYTLLSGLYKYVFQKDEYCILILGLDNAGKTTFLEQSKTRFNKHYKGMSLSKITTTVGLNIGTVDVGKARLMFWDLGGQEELQSLWDKYYAECHGVIYVIDSTDEERLSESKQAFEKMVTSEALEGVPILVLANKQDVEPLGSTAEGKMQTLGYHWLLLLGPQSPTSLPARPHLSSHVGTGGAEGEGPCCAEGLGLPSRSHLSQTCLSIPDIKTAFSDCTSKIGRRDCLTQACSALTGKGVNEGIEWMVKCVVRNVHRPPRQRDIT, encoded by the exons ATGTACACGCTGCTGTCGGGCCTGTACAAGTACGTGTTCCAGAAGGACGAATACTGCATCCTCATCCTGGGCCTGGACAATGCCGGAAAGACG ACTTTCCTGGAGCAGTCAAAAACCCGGTTTAACAAGCATTACAAAGGGATGAGCCTGTCCAAGATCACCACCACCGTGGGCCTGAACA TCGGCACTGTGGATGTGGGGAAAGCACGCCTCATGTTTTGGGACCTAGGGGGGCAGGAGGAGCTGCAGTCACTGTGGGACAAG TACTATGCCGAGTGCCACGGCGTCATCTACGTCATCGACTCCACTGATGAGGAGAGGCTGTCTGAGTCCAAGCAAGCATTCG AGAAGATGGTCACAAGTGAGGCGCTGGAGGGTGTCCCCATCCTGGTGCTGGCCAACAAGCAGGACGTGGAG CCCCTAGGCAGCACCGCTGAGGGCAAGATGCAAACCCTGGGGTACCACTGGCTGCTGCTCTTGGGACCACAGTCACCAACATCCCTGCCAGCGAGGCCCCATCTCAGCAGCCATGTGGGGACTGGAGGTGCGGAGGGTGAAGGGCCATGCTGTGCAGAGGGACTGGGCCTGCCCTCACGTTCTCACCTCTCCCAGACCTGCCTCTCGATCCCTGACATCAAGACAGCTTTCAGCGACTGTACCTCCAAGATCGGCCGGCGGGACTGCCTGACCCAGGCCTGCTCGGCACTCACAGG CAAGGGTGTGAACGAGGGCATCGAGTGGATGGTGAAGTGCGTCGTGCGGAATGTCCACCGGCCACCACGGCAGAGGGACATCACGTAG
- the ARFRP1 gene encoding ADP-ribosylation factor-related protein 1 isoform X3 — protein MYTLLSGLYKYVFQKDEYCILILGLDNAGKTTFLEQSKTRFNKHYKGMSLSKITTTVGLNIGTVDVGKARLMFWDLGGQEELQSLWDKYYAECHGVIYVIDSTDEERLSESKQAFEKMVTSEALEGVPILVLANKQDVETCLSIPDIKTAFSDCTSKIGRRDCLTQACSALTGKGVNEGIEWMVKCVVRNVHRPPRQRDIT, from the exons ATGTACACGCTGCTGTCGGGCCTGTACAAGTACGTGTTCCAGAAGGACGAATACTGCATCCTCATCCTGGGCCTGGACAATGCCGGAAAGACG ACTTTCCTGGAGCAGTCAAAAACCCGGTTTAACAAGCATTACAAAGGGATGAGCCTGTCCAAGATCACCACCACCGTGGGCCTGAACA TCGGCACTGTGGATGTGGGGAAAGCACGCCTCATGTTTTGGGACCTAGGGGGGCAGGAGGAGCTGCAGTCACTGTGGGACAAG TACTATGCCGAGTGCCACGGCGTCATCTACGTCATCGACTCCACTGATGAGGAGAGGCTGTCTGAGTCCAAGCAAGCATTCG AGAAGATGGTCACAAGTGAGGCGCTGGAGGGTGTCCCCATCCTGGTGCTGGCCAACAAGCAGGACGTGGAG ACCTGCCTCTCGATCCCTGACATCAAGACAGCTTTCAGCGACTGTACCTCCAAGATCGGCCGGCGGGACTGCCTGACCCAGGCCTGCTCGGCACTCACAGG CAAGGGTGTGAACGAGGGCATCGAGTGGATGGTGAAGTGCGTCGTGCGGAATGTCCACCGGCCACCACGGCAGAGGGACATCACGTAG
- the TNFRSF6B gene encoding tumor necrosis factor receptor superfamily member 6B isoform X2: protein MKVTEETGQALSWALPALLLALVVRGAATDAPTFPWRDAETREWLVCGQCPPGTFMLRPCSRGSPTACRACPPRHYTEFWNYLERCRYCNVICGEREEEVRPCTTTHNRACRCQPGFFAHAGFCLEHAQCPPGAGVVAPGTPSQNTQCQPCPLGTFSAGSSSSERCQPHRNCTALGLTLNVAGSSFHDALCTSCPNFSLSTLEPGELRLQPAVSGARPESSLEREALQVVSGAETALEAGHEECERALLDFVAFQDISFKRLLRLQQALAGQGGRRPPPPREEGRAALQLQLRQQLAELDARDGALGARLLLALRDARLAGLERSVRTRFFPAR from the exons ATGAAAGTGACCGAGGAGACTGGCCAGGCCCTGTCGTGGGCGCTGCCCGCCCTGCTGCTGGCGCTGGTCGTGCGCGGGGCGGCGACCGATGCGCCCACCTTCCCGTGGCGGGATGCGGAGACGCGTGAGTGGCTAGTGTGTGGCCAGTGTCCGCCGGGCACTTTCATGCTACGGCCCTGCAGCCGGGGCAGCCCCACGGCGTGCCGCGCGTGCCCGCCGCGTCACTACACGGAGTTCTGGAACTACCTGGAGCGCTGCCGCTACTGCAACGTCATCTGCGGGGAGCGCGAGGAGGAGGTGCGGCCGTGCACCACCACCCACAACCGAGCCTGCCGCTGCCAGCCCGGCTTCTTCGCGCACGCTGGCTTCTGCCTGGAGCACGCACAGTGCCCGCCCGGCGCGGGTGTGGTCGCTCCCG GCACCCCCAGCCAGAACACGCAGTGCCAGCCATGCCCCCTAGGCACCTTCTCGGCCGGCAGCTCGAGCTCAGAGCGCTGCCAGCCCCACCGCAACTGCACGGCCCTGGGCCTGACCCTCAACGTGGCGGGCTCTTCCTTCCATGACGCCTTGTGCACCAGCTGCCCCAACTTCTCCCTCAGCACCCTAGAGCCAGGTGAGCTCCGCCTCCAGCCTGCAGTCTCTGGAGCTAGGCCTGAGTCAAGCCTGGAGCGTGAAGCACTCCAGGTGGTCTCTGGGGCCGAGACTGCCTTAGAGGCAG GGCACGAGGAGTGCGAGCGCGCCCTCCTGGACTTCGTGGCTTTCCAGGACATCTCCTTTAAGAGGCTCCTGCGGCTGCAGCAGGCCCTGGCGGGCCAAGGAGGACGGAGGCCTCCGCCGCCTCGGGAGGAAGGTCGCGCCGCCTTGCAGCTCCAACTGCGGCAGCAGCTGGCGGAGTTGGACGCGCGTGACGGGGCGCTGGGGGCGCGGCTGCTGCTGGCGCTGCGGGACGCCAGGCTGGCTGGGCTGGAGCGCAGCGTCCGCACACGCTTCTTCCCCGCGCGCTGA
- the TNFRSF6B gene encoding tumor necrosis factor receptor superfamily member 6B isoform X1, translated as MKVTEETGQALSWALPALLLALVVRGAATDAPTFPWRDAETREWLVCGQCPPGTFMLRPCSRGSPTACRACPPRHYTEFWNYLERCRYCNVICGEREEEVRPCTTTHNRACRCQPGFFAHAGFCLEHAQCPPGAGVVAPGGCPGEWERRVEWRPLSSSRDPILPRPTLGTPSQNTQCQPCPLGTFSAGSSSSERCQPHRNCTALGLTLNVAGSSFHDALCTSCPNFSLSTLEPGELRLQPAVSGARPESSLEREALQVVSGAETALEAGHEECERALLDFVAFQDISFKRLLRLQQALAGQGGRRPPPPREEGRAALQLQLRQQLAELDARDGALGARLLLALRDARLAGLERSVRTRFFPAR; from the exons ATGAAAGTGACCGAGGAGACTGGCCAGGCCCTGTCGTGGGCGCTGCCCGCCCTGCTGCTGGCGCTGGTCGTGCGCGGGGCGGCGACCGATGCGCCCACCTTCCCGTGGCGGGATGCGGAGACGCGTGAGTGGCTAGTGTGTGGCCAGTGTCCGCCGGGCACTTTCATGCTACGGCCCTGCAGCCGGGGCAGCCCCACGGCGTGCCGCGCGTGCCCGCCGCGTCACTACACGGAGTTCTGGAACTACCTGGAGCGCTGCCGCTACTGCAACGTCATCTGCGGGGAGCGCGAGGAGGAGGTGCGGCCGTGCACCACCACCCACAACCGAGCCTGCCGCTGCCAGCCCGGCTTCTTCGCGCACGCTGGCTTCTGCCTGGAGCACGCACAGTGCCCGCCCGGCGCGGGTGTGGTCGCTCCCGGTGGGTGCCCGGGCGAGTGGGAACGCAGAGTGGAGTGGCGCCCGCTCAGCAGTTCTCGTGACCCCATCCTCCCGCGTCCCACCCTAGGCACCCCCAGCCAGAACACGCAGTGCCAGCCATGCCCCCTAGGCACCTTCTCGGCCGGCAGCTCGAGCTCAGAGCGCTGCCAGCCCCACCGCAACTGCACGGCCCTGGGCCTGACCCTCAACGTGGCGGGCTCTTCCTTCCATGACGCCTTGTGCACCAGCTGCCCCAACTTCTCCCTCAGCACCCTAGAGCCAGGTGAGCTCCGCCTCCAGCCTGCAGTCTCTGGAGCTAGGCCTGAGTCAAGCCTGGAGCGTGAAGCACTCCAGGTGGTCTCTGGGGCCGAGACTGCCTTAGAGGCAG GGCACGAGGAGTGCGAGCGCGCCCTCCTGGACTTCGTGGCTTTCCAGGACATCTCCTTTAAGAGGCTCCTGCGGCTGCAGCAGGCCCTGGCGGGCCAAGGAGGACGGAGGCCTCCGCCGCCTCGGGAGGAAGGTCGCGCCGCCTTGCAGCTCCAACTGCGGCAGCAGCTGGCGGAGTTGGACGCGCGTGACGGGGCGCTGGGGGCGCGGCTGCTGCTGGCGCTGCGGGACGCCAGGCTGGCTGGGCTGGAGCGCAGCGTCCGCACACGCTTCTTCCCCGCGCGCTGA
- the TNFRSF6B gene encoding tumor necrosis factor receptor superfamily member 6B isoform X4 — protein MKVTEETGQALSWALPALLLALVVRGAATDAPTFPWRDAETREWLVCGQCPPGTFMLRPCSRGSPTACRACPPRHYTEFWNYLERCRYCNVICGEREEEVRPCTTTHNRACRCQPGFFAHAGFCLEHAQCPPGAGVVAPGTPSQNTQCQPCPLGTFSAGSSSSERCQPHRNCTALGLTLNVAGSSFHDALCTSCPNFSLSTLEPGHEECERALLDFVAFQDISFKRLLRLQQALAGQGGRRPPPPREEGRAALQLQLRQQLAELDARDGALGARLLLALRDARLAGLERSVRTRFFPAR, from the exons ATGAAAGTGACCGAGGAGACTGGCCAGGCCCTGTCGTGGGCGCTGCCCGCCCTGCTGCTGGCGCTGGTCGTGCGCGGGGCGGCGACCGATGCGCCCACCTTCCCGTGGCGGGATGCGGAGACGCGTGAGTGGCTAGTGTGTGGCCAGTGTCCGCCGGGCACTTTCATGCTACGGCCCTGCAGCCGGGGCAGCCCCACGGCGTGCCGCGCGTGCCCGCCGCGTCACTACACGGAGTTCTGGAACTACCTGGAGCGCTGCCGCTACTGCAACGTCATCTGCGGGGAGCGCGAGGAGGAGGTGCGGCCGTGCACCACCACCCACAACCGAGCCTGCCGCTGCCAGCCCGGCTTCTTCGCGCACGCTGGCTTCTGCCTGGAGCACGCACAGTGCCCGCCCGGCGCGGGTGTGGTCGCTCCCG GCACCCCCAGCCAGAACACGCAGTGCCAGCCATGCCCCCTAGGCACCTTCTCGGCCGGCAGCTCGAGCTCAGAGCGCTGCCAGCCCCACCGCAACTGCACGGCCCTGGGCCTGACCCTCAACGTGGCGGGCTCTTCCTTCCATGACGCCTTGTGCACCAGCTGCCCCAACTTCTCCCTCAGCACCCTAGAGCCAG GGCACGAGGAGTGCGAGCGCGCCCTCCTGGACTTCGTGGCTTTCCAGGACATCTCCTTTAAGAGGCTCCTGCGGCTGCAGCAGGCCCTGGCGGGCCAAGGAGGACGGAGGCCTCCGCCGCCTCGGGAGGAAGGTCGCGCCGCCTTGCAGCTCCAACTGCGGCAGCAGCTGGCGGAGTTGGACGCGCGTGACGGGGCGCTGGGGGCGCGGCTGCTGCTGGCGCTGCGGGACGCCAGGCTGGCTGGGCTGGAGCGCAGCGTCCGCACACGCTTCTTCCCCGCGCGCTGA
- the TNFRSF6B gene encoding tumor necrosis factor receptor superfamily member 6B isoform X3, with product MKVTEETGQALSWALPALLLALVVRGAATDAPTFPWRDAETREWLVCGQCPPGTFMLRPCSRGSPTACRACPPRHYTEFWNYLERCRYCNVICGEREEEVRPCTTTHNRACRCQPGFFAHAGFCLEHAQCPPGAGVVAPGGCPGEWERRVEWRPLSSSRDPILPRPTLGTPSQNTQCQPCPLGTFSAGSSSSERCQPHRNCTALGLTLNVAGSSFHDALCTSCPNFSLSTLEPGHEECERALLDFVAFQDISFKRLLRLQQALAGQGGRRPPPPREEGRAALQLQLRQQLAELDARDGALGARLLLALRDARLAGLERSVRTRFFPAR from the exons ATGAAAGTGACCGAGGAGACTGGCCAGGCCCTGTCGTGGGCGCTGCCCGCCCTGCTGCTGGCGCTGGTCGTGCGCGGGGCGGCGACCGATGCGCCCACCTTCCCGTGGCGGGATGCGGAGACGCGTGAGTGGCTAGTGTGTGGCCAGTGTCCGCCGGGCACTTTCATGCTACGGCCCTGCAGCCGGGGCAGCCCCACGGCGTGCCGCGCGTGCCCGCCGCGTCACTACACGGAGTTCTGGAACTACCTGGAGCGCTGCCGCTACTGCAACGTCATCTGCGGGGAGCGCGAGGAGGAGGTGCGGCCGTGCACCACCACCCACAACCGAGCCTGCCGCTGCCAGCCCGGCTTCTTCGCGCACGCTGGCTTCTGCCTGGAGCACGCACAGTGCCCGCCCGGCGCGGGTGTGGTCGCTCCCGGTGGGTGCCCGGGCGAGTGGGAACGCAGAGTGGAGTGGCGCCCGCTCAGCAGTTCTCGTGACCCCATCCTCCCGCGTCCCACCCTAGGCACCCCCAGCCAGAACACGCAGTGCCAGCCATGCCCCCTAGGCACCTTCTCGGCCGGCAGCTCGAGCTCAGAGCGCTGCCAGCCCCACCGCAACTGCACGGCCCTGGGCCTGACCCTCAACGTGGCGGGCTCTTCCTTCCATGACGCCTTGTGCACCAGCTGCCCCAACTTCTCCCTCAGCACCCTAGAGCCAG GGCACGAGGAGTGCGAGCGCGCCCTCCTGGACTTCGTGGCTTTCCAGGACATCTCCTTTAAGAGGCTCCTGCGGCTGCAGCAGGCCCTGGCGGGCCAAGGAGGACGGAGGCCTCCGCCGCCTCGGGAGGAAGGTCGCGCCGCCTTGCAGCTCCAACTGCGGCAGCAGCTGGCGGAGTTGGACGCGCGTGACGGGGCGCTGGGGGCGCGGCTGCTGCTGGCGCTGCGGGACGCCAGGCTGGCTGGGCTGGAGCGCAGCGTCCGCACACGCTTCTTCCCCGCGCGCTGA